A single window of Marinobacter sp. LA51 DNA harbors:
- a CDS encoding acyl-CoA dehydrogenase family protein has protein sequence MSSPVDQEELALFRDSVIKALETEVKPHYEAWEKSGLVPRELWNTLGNAGMLCVDVPEEWGGCGAPFQYSVVVGEELARMGFGALSTNVMVHSDIVAPYLSHMGSEEQRQYWLPKLVSGEAVGAIAMTEPGAGSDLQAIRTSAVKDGDDYILNGSKTFITNGQHADMVIVAAKTNPTAGARGISLFLVDTSLSGYSKGRNLDKIGQHSGDTSELFFSDMRIPSSALLGGEGQGFMYLMNELPRERLVIGALGVAAARGALDLTIAYAQERELFGQKLAQLQNTRFEIARMETDYRVNQAFVNQCIAEYERGDLDAPTASMAKYSATEMQCRVADGCLQLFGGYGYTTEYPISRAFMDARVQRIYGGTSEVMKEIIARSVLGRG, from the coding sequence ATGAGCAGCCCTGTTGATCAAGAAGAACTGGCCCTGTTCCGGGATTCGGTTATCAAGGCCCTCGAAACCGAGGTGAAGCCGCACTACGAAGCCTGGGAAAAGTCCGGCCTGGTGCCGCGTGAGCTCTGGAACACCCTGGGCAACGCCGGCATGCTCTGCGTGGATGTGCCGGAAGAGTGGGGCGGTTGTGGTGCGCCTTTCCAGTACTCGGTGGTGGTCGGCGAAGAGCTTGCCCGCATGGGCTTCGGTGCCCTGTCGACCAACGTTATGGTGCACTCAGACATTGTTGCTCCGTATCTGAGCCACATGGGCAGCGAGGAGCAGCGTCAGTACTGGTTGCCAAAGCTGGTTTCCGGTGAGGCGGTGGGTGCCATCGCCATGACCGAGCCGGGTGCTGGCAGTGACCTGCAGGCCATTCGCACCAGCGCCGTGAAAGACGGTGACGACTACATCCTCAACGGTTCCAAGACCTTCATTACCAACGGCCAGCACGCCGACATGGTAATTGTGGCGGCCAAGACCAATCCGACCGCTGGTGCGCGCGGGATCAGTCTGTTCCTGGTGGATACCTCTCTGTCGGGATACAGCAAGGGCCGTAACCTGGACAAGATCGGCCAGCACTCCGGCGACACCTCCGAGCTGTTCTTCTCCGATATGCGAATTCCTTCGTCCGCGCTGCTGGGCGGAGAGGGGCAGGGCTTCATGTACCTGATGAACGAGCTGCCGCGGGAGCGTCTGGTCATCGGTGCTTTGGGCGTCGCGGCGGCCCGTGGTGCGTTGGATCTGACCATTGCCTACGCCCAGGAGCGGGAACTGTTCGGTCAGAAACTGGCCCAACTGCAGAACACCCGTTTTGAAATCGCGCGCATGGAGACCGATTACCGCGTTAACCAGGCGTTCGTGAATCAGTGCATCGCCGAGTACGAGCGCGGTGATCTGGATGCTCCGACAGCCTCCATGGCCAAGTACAGCGCCACCGAGATGCAGTGCCGGGTAGCCGATGGCTGTCTACAGCTTTTCGGCGGCTATGGCTACACCACCGAATACCCGATTTCCCGGGCGTTCATGGATGCGCGGGTTCAGCGAATCTATGGCGGTACCTCGGAAGTCATGAAAGAAATCATTGCCCGCTCCGTCTTGGGCAGAGGTTGA
- the cynS gene encoding cyanase, translating into MMNKELMTAKILEAKATQGVSWEKLASAIGLSPVFTTSACLGMNSLTEDKAFALCETLGLDKEVAETLQVCPKKSWDDAIPQDPLIYRLYEIVGVYGDTLKELIHEKFGDGIMSAIDFTMDVEKEENPKGDRVVVTMNGKFLPYKAW; encoded by the coding sequence ATGATGAACAAAGAGCTGATGACAGCAAAAATTCTGGAAGCCAAAGCGACCCAAGGTGTGTCCTGGGAAAAATTGGCTTCGGCGATTGGCCTGTCTCCCGTGTTTACCACCTCGGCCTGCCTGGGCATGAACAGCCTGACGGAAGACAAGGCCTTTGCTCTGTGCGAAACCCTGGGCCTGGATAAGGAAGTCGCCGAGACCCTGCAGGTGTGCCCCAAAAAATCCTGGGACGACGCCATTCCCCAGGACCCTCTTATCTACCGGCTGTACGAAATTGTCGGTGTGTATGGTGACACCCTGAAAGAGCTCATCCACGAGAAGTTCGGTGACGGCATCATGAGTGCGATCGATTTCACCATGGATGTGGAGAAGGAAGAAAATCCGAAGGGTGATCGGGTGGTTGTGACTATGAATGGGAAGTTTTTGCCTTATAAGGCTTGGTAG
- a CDS encoding sensor domain-containing diguanylate cyclase, whose translation MPLLRVLTIFFGLMVGFFSLVAAAADRQATWDLQSKRIELSRFVDYWPEPELPMGIADVTDLDSQRWTPNNSESLSLGYGKSAYWFRLAVENPTDQALQPVMEIAYPVLDRIEIFINPESEGAEPLVLGDKQPFHARPIEHRNFVVPLNLAAGEQTWIYLRVETTSSMQVPLILWEQDNFLSAEQARSIFQGFYYGIILVMVLYNLFVFMAVKEQSFLHYVGYITAMPLFLASLHGLAFQYLWPQATWWNDQAITVFLNLALVFGGTFSLRFINVSPSNHPFLHRWAVGVVVAAAVLAFAGLMVPYKYLILPTILLAFITCSTMLVMSIVRWIQQDPAARYYTFAWVSMLFGGMVLALSKFTVLPRNLLTENATQVGSALGVILLSIALADRLEREKKRVFETQQRLIREERKARMAQEKSLQVQREANTQLEERVQQRTQDLEHLNEQLQELSATDALTRLKNRGHFDRIFQSAVVRAYRYDEILSLLVLDIDHFKKFNDTYGHLVGDDCLKMVSQCIQKFITRPQDLAARYGGEEFVVLLPETPMSGALKVAERIRLEIENTAFPVSGDVVHLSVSIGVCSVSPAKADATKDIFKWADEALYEAKGQGRNRVVAWNADGQPMVSHVSPA comes from the coding sequence ATGCCATTGTTGCGTGTACTGACCATTTTCTTCGGCCTGATGGTTGGCTTTTTCTCTCTCGTTGCTGCGGCTGCGGATCGCCAGGCTACCTGGGATCTGCAATCCAAGCGCATTGAACTCTCGCGCTTCGTTGATTACTGGCCGGAACCAGAGCTGCCCATGGGCATTGCGGACGTGACGGACCTTGATTCACAACGCTGGACGCCGAATAACAGTGAAAGCCTCAGCCTGGGCTATGGAAAATCGGCTTACTGGTTTCGGTTAGCGGTGGAAAATCCAACCGACCAAGCTCTGCAGCCCGTGATGGAAATCGCCTACCCGGTACTGGATCGGATAGAGATCTTCATCAATCCGGAAAGCGAAGGCGCCGAACCTTTAGTGCTCGGCGACAAGCAGCCATTTCATGCTCGGCCCATCGAGCATCGTAACTTCGTGGTTCCCCTGAATCTGGCGGCCGGCGAGCAAACCTGGATTTACCTGCGGGTGGAAACCACCAGTTCCATGCAGGTGCCGCTGATCTTGTGGGAGCAGGACAACTTCCTTTCCGCAGAGCAGGCGCGCAGCATCTTCCAGGGGTTTTATTACGGCATTATCCTGGTCATGGTGCTTTACAATCTGTTCGTGTTTATGGCGGTCAAAGAGCAGAGCTTTCTGCATTATGTTGGCTATATCACGGCAATGCCCCTGTTCCTGGCCAGCCTCCATGGCTTGGCCTTTCAGTATCTCTGGCCGCAGGCAACCTGGTGGAATGACCAGGCAATCACCGTGTTTCTGAATCTGGCTCTGGTGTTCGGCGGTACGTTCAGTCTTCGATTCATCAATGTCTCACCCAGCAATCACCCGTTTCTACACCGGTGGGCGGTCGGGGTCGTCGTGGCCGCCGCTGTGCTCGCGTTCGCGGGTTTGATGGTGCCTTACAAGTATCTGATTCTGCCCACCATATTGCTGGCTTTCATTACCTGTTCCACCATGTTGGTGATGAGCATTGTTCGGTGGATTCAACAAGATCCAGCGGCCCGCTACTACACCTTTGCCTGGGTATCCATGCTGTTCGGCGGTATGGTGCTGGCGCTGAGCAAGTTCACGGTTTTGCCGCGAAACCTGTTGACGGAAAATGCCACCCAGGTTGGCTCCGCGCTGGGTGTGATTCTGCTGTCCATTGCCCTGGCAGACCGTCTGGAAAGGGAAAAGAAGCGGGTTTTCGAAACCCAGCAGCGACTGATTCGTGAAGAACGTAAAGCGCGAATGGCCCAGGAAAAATCTTTGCAGGTGCAGAGGGAGGCCAATACCCAGCTTGAAGAACGGGTTCAGCAACGCACCCAGGACCTGGAACACCTGAACGAGCAGTTGCAGGAGCTCAGTGCCACCGACGCCTTAACCCGGCTAAAGAACCGTGGGCATTTTGATCGGATCTTCCAGTCGGCTGTGGTGCGGGCTTACCGGTACGATGAAATCCTGTCGCTGTTGGTGCTCGACATCGATCACTTCAAGAAGTTTAACGATACCTACGGCCATCTGGTCGGTGACGACTGTCTGAAGATGGTGTCTCAGTGCATCCAGAAATTCATCACCCGCCCTCAGGACCTGGCAGCCCGATACGGTGGTGAGGAATTCGTGGTGCTGCTGCCCGAGACACCGATGAGTGGTGCCCTGAAAGTTGCTGAACGCATCCGGTTGGAGATCGAAAATACCGCTTTCCCGGTCTCGGGCGATGTGGTGCATCTAAGCGTCAGTATTGGCGTGTGCAGCGTGTCTCCAGCCAAGGCTGATGCTACCAAGGATATCTTCAAGTGGGCGGACGAAGCCCTGTACGAGGCCAAAGGCCAGGGTCGTAACCGGGTGGTGGCCTGGAATGCGGACGGTCAGCCCATGGTTTCACACGTCTCACCGGCCTGA
- a CDS encoding pseudouridine synthase, which produces MVLTSSNPLSVLYRDECLLVVHKPAGLLVHRSPIDKHETEFALQYARALNGGEHVYPVHRLDRPTSGVLVFAKDSETARTLGLAMMAGEVSKTYQAVVRGWPAESGFIDHPLREEPEDRRQKGSEQPVRDARSRYRTLATTEIPVAIERYPSSRYALVELYPETGRKHQLRRHMKHINHPIIGDANHGRGRHNRYFAERFGQGRLMLAATGIEFAHPVTGETLVIEAAPESSFQQVLSIFP; this is translated from the coding sequence ATGGTGTTGACGTCGAGCAATCCCCTGAGTGTTCTTTACCGGGATGAATGCCTTTTGGTGGTTCATAAACCCGCGGGGCTGCTGGTGCACCGAAGCCCGATCGATAAGCACGAAACGGAATTCGCGCTGCAATATGCCCGGGCACTGAACGGTGGTGAACATGTTTACCCGGTTCATCGGCTGGATCGGCCGACGTCGGGAGTGCTGGTGTTTGCGAAAGATTCAGAAACGGCACGGACACTCGGTCTGGCCATGATGGCGGGAGAGGTGAGCAAAACCTACCAGGCCGTAGTTCGCGGCTGGCCGGCGGAGTCCGGTTTCATCGATCATCCGTTGCGAGAAGAGCCGGAGGATCGGCGTCAGAAAGGCTCGGAACAGCCGGTGCGGGATGCTCGGAGTCGCTACAGAACCCTGGCGACCACGGAAATTCCGGTGGCAATCGAACGGTACCCGAGTAGCCGCTACGCGCTGGTTGAACTTTATCCGGAAACGGGGCGCAAGCATCAACTGCGCCGGCACATGAAGCACATTAACCATCCTATCATCGGCGACGCCAATCACGGTCGTGGTCGCCATAACCGGTACTTTGCCGAGAGGTTCGGGCAGGGACGGTTGATGCTCGCGGCCACGGGTATTGAATTTGCTCATCCGGTCACAGGCGAGACGCTGGTGATTGAAGCCGCGCCGGAATCCAGTTTCCAGCAGGTGCTATCGATCTTTCCGTGA
- a CDS encoding thiolase family protein yields the protein MSDNSVVIAGSARTPMGGMMGSLSSVRSPQLGAESIKAAIERAGLQPADVQEVIMGCVLPAGLGQAPARQASRAAGIPDSSGCTTINKMCGSGMQSVIMAHDQIKAGTNNIMIAGGMENMSQAPYLLPKARSGMRMGHGQVMDSMFLDGLEDAYEGGLMGVFAQRTADKYDISRQAMDEFAIGSLQKSLAAIENGWFRDEIVPVIVPGRGGGTVVDTDEQPGNAKPEKIPNLKPAFAKDGSVTAANSSSISDGASALVLASAAEADARGLTAQARIIAHATHARLPSEFTLAPIGAIEKVLVKAGWSKDDVDLFEINEAFAVVTLAAINELGLAPEKVNVHGGACALGHPIGSSGSRILITLINALKQRGLKRGVASLCIGGGEGTAVAIELI from the coding sequence ATGAGTGACAACAGCGTTGTAATTGCAGGCTCCGCCCGAACCCCCATGGGCGGCATGATGGGCTCACTGAGCTCGGTGCGGTCACCGCAACTGGGTGCCGAATCCATCAAGGCAGCCATCGAGCGGGCCGGGCTCCAGCCTGCGGATGTCCAGGAAGTGATCATGGGCTGCGTGTTGCCGGCCGGCCTCGGCCAGGCGCCTGCTCGTCAGGCCTCCCGCGCCGCGGGTATCCCGGACAGCTCCGGCTGCACCACCATCAACAAGATGTGTGGCTCCGGCATGCAGTCTGTGATTATGGCCCACGACCAGATCAAGGCCGGCACCAATAACATCATGATCGCCGGCGGCATGGAGAATATGAGCCAGGCCCCGTACCTGCTGCCCAAGGCCCGCTCAGGCATGCGCATGGGTCACGGCCAGGTGATGGACAGCATGTTCCTGGACGGTCTGGAAGACGCCTACGAAGGTGGTCTGATGGGCGTATTTGCCCAGCGCACCGCGGACAAGTACGACATCAGTCGCCAGGCCATGGACGAATTCGCCATCGGCTCCCTGCAGAAGTCCCTGGCCGCCATCGAAAATGGCTGGTTCAGGGATGAGATCGTACCGGTCATCGTGCCGGGCCGGGGCGGCGGTACCGTTGTCGATACCGACGAGCAGCCGGGCAATGCCAAGCCGGAAAAAATTCCGAATCTGAAACCGGCCTTCGCAAAAGACGGTTCGGTCACCGCCGCTAACTCCAGCTCCATTAGCGATGGCGCCTCGGCCCTGGTGCTGGCTTCAGCCGCTGAAGCCGACGCCCGCGGCTTGACTGCGCAGGCTCGAATCATTGCCCACGCGACTCACGCGCGCCTGCCGTCCGAGTTTACCCTGGCGCCCATCGGTGCCATTGAGAAGGTTCTGGTGAAAGCCGGCTGGAGCAAAGACGACGTCGATCTGTTCGAGATCAACGAAGCCTTCGCCGTGGTGACCCTGGCAGCCATCAACGAGCTGGGTCTGGCCCCGGAGAAGGTGAACGTCCACGGCGGCGCTTGTGCGCTCGGCCATCCCATCGGTTCTTCAGGCTCACGCATCCTGATCACCCTGATCAACGCCCTGAAGCAACGCGGCCTGAAGCGCGGTGTTGCCTCACTGTGCATCGGTGGCGGTGAGGGCACTGCGGTTGCTATCGAACTGATCTAA
- a CDS encoding amidase, whose amino-acid sequence MAASSTIFRPSQSLHAFTDDALGTADATGLAEQLKRGEVSATELTQATVARARSVDPRIRGLATGDFERALDMAGRLDLKTPSKTSVFFAGVPTVIKDNTNIQGLPTHHGSAAVPKSIATETSPFARQLLDQGFICLGKSSLPEFGFNASTEPAHDAPSCNPWNLDYSTGASSGGSAALVAAGVVPVAHANDGGGSIRIPAACCGLVGLKPSRGRLIDNDAARTLPVNIISDGIVSRSVRDTANFMAEAEHYFKPRSLPGIGRLEGPSGRRLTIGLVLDSINGHTTDVETRAAAEATARRLEKLGHRIEPIPIPVAESFPGDFALYWAFLAFGVKVNGRKLMHPSFDKHRVDGLTAGLARTFKRQFYRLPGALWRLRRSRQDYAKAIAGFDAVLTPVLGHTTPELGYLSPEIPFDTLFERLTRYVGFTPLANATGAPAIAVPACVTGDNLPVGVQFMGRHGDEQTLLDLAFTLEAEAPWPLLYQATTSRQAGETCETMG is encoded by the coding sequence ATGGCAGCATCGTCCACAATCTTCCGCCCTAGCCAATCGCTCCACGCCTTCACCGACGATGCCCTGGGTACGGCGGACGCCACCGGCCTGGCGGAGCAGCTTAAGCGTGGTGAGGTTTCTGCCACCGAACTGACCCAGGCAACGGTAGCGCGTGCACGCTCGGTGGACCCCCGGATTCGGGGCCTTGCAACGGGGGACTTTGAGCGAGCTTTGGATATGGCGGGCCGGCTCGACCTGAAGACACCGTCCAAAACCTCGGTTTTTTTCGCCGGCGTGCCAACGGTGATCAAGGACAACACCAACATTCAGGGCCTGCCCACTCATCATGGATCAGCCGCGGTCCCCAAATCGATTGCCACCGAAACCAGCCCCTTTGCCCGGCAGTTGCTCGATCAGGGCTTCATCTGTCTGGGCAAAAGTTCACTGCCGGAATTCGGCTTTAACGCCAGCACCGAACCGGCCCACGATGCGCCTTCGTGCAACCCCTGGAATCTCGACTACTCCACTGGTGCCTCTTCCGGTGGTTCTGCAGCACTGGTCGCCGCCGGAGTGGTACCCGTGGCGCATGCCAACGATGGCGGAGGCTCCATCCGCATTCCGGCGGCCTGTTGTGGGCTGGTCGGCCTGAAACCCAGTCGTGGGCGCCTGATTGACAACGACGCCGCCCGAACGCTGCCGGTGAATATTATAAGCGACGGAATCGTCAGCCGATCAGTGCGGGATACCGCGAATTTCATGGCCGAGGCTGAACATTATTTCAAACCTCGTTCACTGCCGGGAATTGGCCGATTGGAAGGCCCGTCCGGGCGACGCCTCACCATTGGACTGGTTCTGGATTCCATCAACGGCCACACCACCGACGTCGAAACCCGGGCAGCCGCAGAGGCAACAGCCCGGCGGTTGGAAAAGCTCGGTCACCGAATTGAGCCGATTCCCATTCCGGTGGCAGAGTCCTTCCCCGGCGACTTCGCCTTGTACTGGGCTTTCCTGGCTTTCGGTGTGAAGGTCAATGGGCGAAAACTCATGCACCCGAGCTTTGATAAGCACCGGGTAGACGGACTGACCGCAGGCCTGGCCCGCACGTTCAAACGACAGTTCTATCGCTTGCCTGGCGCCCTCTGGCGCCTGCGCCGCTCCCGCCAGGACTACGCCAAAGCCATCGCCGGTTTTGACGCGGTTTTAACTCCAGTGCTCGGTCACACAACCCCGGAGCTGGGTTATCTGAGCCCCGAAATACCCTTCGACACCCTGTTTGAGCGGCTCACCCGATACGTCGGCTTTACCCCACTGGCAAACGCAACCGGCGCACCCGCCATTGCGGTGCCCGCATGCGTAACCGGAGACAATCTTCCTGTGGGCGTTCAGTTCATGGGGCGTCATGGCGACGAGCAGACGTTGCTGGACCTGGCCTTTACCCTGGAGGCAGAGGCGCCCTGGCCGCTACTCTATCAGGCAACGACCAGCCGTCAGGCCGGTGAGACGTGTGAAACCATGGGCTGA
- a CDS encoding methyl-accepting chemotaxis protein: MSDLRPLQKGHPMNWYSRSILNRILTIVFIANLVIAIVAGFYFKASLETGDDYSSLVGSEMVHALEAQDILASFKTQVQEWKNVLIRGDDDGQREKYWGRFQEREAEIQSELNELIPKLTDPEAKKLMTQFRRSHERMGSAYRKGFEAFVESGYEHAAGDAAVAGIDREPAKLVEEASSLIRASSLTYAGDLKESVQSSTWQIGTLLFAAILLGTLACVIVLIRSVVRPAQQLIGQLDKLGKGDLSEPTTLTRNDELGKLADTSRLLHSFLAETGGLMQSNATQMEHTGALIRNNADRVSSQSDQAHQRIDQIATAMNEMSATAQDVAHHAASVASQVTETTGQTQQADQQINQAVESMRRLTDQIQSSAKTVNQLASDGRRVGDVMRVIREIADQTNLLALNAAIEAARAGEAGRGFAVVADEVRNLAAKTQEATVEIDQIIETIGSASRDATEYMQASGVVAEESSESVEAVRHTLSEISQRMASVNDATTQVATAAEQQTSVSEDISRNVTEVAEISESMSEAAEENLRTVPELDNMARKAREMAGRIRS, encoded by the coding sequence ATGAGCGATTTACGTCCCTTGCAAAAAGGCCACCCAATGAATTGGTACTCCCGCAGTATTCTCAACCGCATTCTCACCATCGTATTTATCGCCAACCTGGTTATTGCGATTGTGGCAGGTTTCTATTTCAAGGCTTCGCTCGAAACAGGTGACGATTACAGCAGCCTGGTTGGTAGCGAAATGGTTCATGCGCTTGAAGCGCAGGACATACTGGCCAGTTTCAAGACCCAGGTTCAGGAATGGAAAAACGTTCTGATACGAGGCGATGACGACGGCCAGCGCGAGAAATACTGGGGTCGGTTCCAGGAGCGGGAAGCAGAAATACAGTCTGAGCTGAACGAACTGATTCCGAAGCTAACAGACCCGGAAGCCAAGAAGCTGATGACCCAGTTCCGCAGATCGCATGAGCGTATGGGCAGCGCCTACCGCAAAGGATTCGAAGCTTTTGTGGAGTCTGGCTATGAACACGCCGCCGGCGACGCCGCGGTAGCCGGTATCGACCGCGAGCCGGCCAAACTGGTTGAAGAGGCATCGAGCCTAATCCGTGCGTCCAGTCTGACTTACGCTGGTGACCTGAAAGAATCGGTACAATCCAGCACCTGGCAGATCGGTACCCTGCTGTTCGCCGCGATTCTGCTCGGCACCCTGGCCTGCGTCATCGTTCTGATCCGATCTGTGGTGCGACCGGCCCAGCAGCTCATTGGACAACTCGATAAGCTGGGCAAGGGTGACCTGTCTGAGCCCACTACCCTGACCCGAAACGATGAGCTCGGCAAACTGGCAGACACCTCCCGTCTGCTACACAGCTTCCTGGCCGAAACCGGTGGTCTGATGCAGAGCAACGCCACCCAGATGGAGCATACCGGAGCGCTGATCCGAAACAATGCCGACCGGGTATCGTCCCAGTCTGACCAGGCCCACCAGCGTATTGATCAAATTGCCACTGCCATGAACGAGATGTCGGCAACGGCACAGGATGTAGCCCACCACGCGGCTTCCGTAGCCTCTCAGGTGACAGAGACCACGGGCCAGACCCAGCAGGCTGACCAGCAGATCAACCAGGCGGTCGAGAGCATGCGACGGCTGACCGACCAGATCCAAAGCTCGGCCAAAACGGTGAACCAACTGGCCAGTGATGGCCGCCGGGTTGGCGACGTCATGCGGGTAATTCGAGAAATTGCCGATCAGACCAACCTGCTGGCCCTGAACGCCGCCATTGAAGCAGCCCGGGCCGGCGAAGCCGGACGTGGCTTTGCCGTAGTGGCGGATGAAGTCCGCAACCTGGCCGCCAAAACCCAGGAAGCCACGGTGGAAATTGACCAGATCATTGAGACCATTGGCTCCGCCTCGCGGGATGCCACCGAATACATGCAGGCCTCCGGCGTGGTTGCCGAGGAAAGCAGCGAATCGGTAGAAGCGGTCCGACACACTCTGAGCGAAATCAGCCAGCGTATGGCCAGCGTCAACGACGCTACCACTCAGGTAGCCACCGCAGCCGAGCAGCAGACCAGCGTCAGCGAAGACATCAGCCGCAACGTAACCGAAGTGGCCGAGATCTCGGAAAGCATGAGCGAAGCGGCTGAAGAAAACCTGCGCACTGTCCCGGAGCTGGACAACATGGCGCGAAAGGCCCGTGAAATGGCTGGCCGAATTCGCAGCTAG
- the ilvG gene encoding acetolactate synthase 2 catalytic subunit translates to MNGAQYILDAFHRHGISTVFGYPGGCIMPLYDALVDDVGTEHVLCRHEQGCALAADGYARASGQLGVCIATSGPGATNLITGVANAHRDSIPMLVITGQVPSGLIGTDAFQETDVLGMTLGIVKHSYLVDSTDELAEIMDEAIDLAQSGRPGPVWIDIPKDVLLASAPTPSCEPQTASAATTSTDVSEAVAMLRSARKPLLYSGGGVSLAHAEDNFREFSETSALPSVVTLKGIGNGGKHSTHHLGMLGMHGSRAANRAVDECDLLLVIGARLDDRATGKLDTFAPNARTIHIDADAAEINKLRSVDLALRGDLNGILKAMTAELESSPLAIGDWQTQCRTWNTTGGFSAADNEEPLAPITGPAFVRQLSRIAPDDTVIACDVGQHQMWVAQHYQFDHPRHHLSSGGLGTMGFGLPAAIGAQFSDRRSTVINVAGDGSFMMNAQELATIRRYNLPLKMIILDNQCLGMVRQQQELFYNNRESQIDLNDNPDFVAMARAFDIPALHIERTDQIRRGIETILAYDGPMLLHVAIAREENVWPIVKPGASNREMIDETKRTAKQNREQVA, encoded by the coding sequence ATGAACGGCGCACAGTACATCCTCGACGCGTTCCATCGCCACGGCATCTCCACCGTTTTCGGCTACCCGGGTGGCTGCATCATGCCGCTCTACGATGCACTCGTGGATGATGTCGGAACCGAACACGTGCTGTGTCGCCACGAACAGGGATGCGCCTTAGCCGCCGACGGCTATGCCCGGGCCAGTGGCCAATTGGGCGTATGCATCGCCACCTCCGGGCCGGGTGCCACCAACCTGATCACCGGTGTTGCCAACGCCCACCGGGATTCCATCCCGATGCTGGTGATCACCGGGCAAGTGCCCTCCGGCCTGATCGGCACCGACGCCTTCCAGGAAACCGACGTTCTGGGCATGACCCTGGGCATCGTCAAACACAGTTACCTGGTGGACAGCACCGACGAGCTGGCCGAGATCATGGACGAAGCGATTGATCTTGCCCAGAGCGGACGCCCCGGGCCGGTATGGATCGACATTCCCAAAGACGTATTGCTGGCATCGGCTCCAACACCCTCATGCGAGCCTCAGACCGCGAGTGCCGCTACCACCAGCACCGATGTTTCCGAAGCGGTGGCCATGCTGCGCTCGGCCCGAAAGCCCCTGCTCTACAGCGGTGGCGGTGTGAGCCTGGCCCACGCTGAAGACAACTTCCGCGAATTTTCCGAAACCTCCGCCCTGCCCAGCGTTGTCACCCTGAAAGGCATTGGTAACGGCGGTAAACACAGCACCCATCACTTGGGCATGCTGGGTATGCACGGCTCCCGCGCCGCCAACCGCGCCGTCGACGAATGCGACCTGCTGCTGGTCATCGGCGCCCGCCTGGATGACCGGGCCACTGGCAAACTGGACACCTTTGCCCCCAACGCCCGAACCATCCACATCGACGCCGATGCCGCCGAGATCAATAAACTGCGTTCGGTGGATTTGGCCCTGCGCGGTGATTTGAACGGCATTCTGAAGGCAATGACCGCCGAGCTTGAATCGTCACCGCTGGCAATCGGCGACTGGCAGACCCAGTGCCGCACCTGGAACACCACCGGCGGCTTCAGCGCCGCGGACAACGAGGAGCCTTTGGCGCCCATCACCGGACCGGCCTTCGTGCGGCAATTGTCCCGTATTGCACCGGACGACACCGTTATTGCCTGCGACGTTGGCCAACACCAGATGTGGGTGGCCCAGCATTACCAGTTCGACCACCCGCGCCACCATCTCTCCAGCGGTGGCCTGGGCACCATGGGCTTTGGCTTGCCCGCCGCCATTGGCGCGCAGTTTTCCGATCGCCGCAGCACGGTTATCAACGTCGCGGGCGATGGCTCGTTCATGATGAACGCCCAGGAGTTGGCCACTATTCGCCGCTACAACCTGCCGCTGAAAATGATCATCCTGGACAACCAGTGCCTGGGCATGGTCCGCCAGCAACAGGAGCTGTTCTACAACAATCGGGAAAGCCAGATCGACCTTAACGACAACCCGGACTTCGTCGCCATGGCCCGCGCGTTCGACATCCCTGCCCTGCACATCGAACGCACCGATCAGATCCGCCGCGGCATCGAAACCATCCTTGCCTACGATGGCCCCATGCTGCTGCACGTTGCCATTGCCCGTGAAGAAAACGTCTGGCCCATCGTCAAACCCGGTGCCAGTAACCGCGAAATGATCGACGAAACCAAGCGCACCGCCAAACAGAACAGGGAGCAAGTTGCATGA
- a CDS encoding ACT domain-containing protein: MNSENQPATPSYTITCRMSQEAAALERLCQVVRIRGFKIARMAVESAGEHLDIALTLEGTRPIAMLQSQLLKLHTVAEVVLDQGALARSLRA, encoded by the coding sequence ATGAACTCTGAAAACCAGCCCGCAACGCCGAGTTACACCATTACTTGTCGGATGTCGCAGGAAGCCGCCGCCCTTGAGCGGTTATGTCAGGTGGTCCGCATTCGCGGTTTTAAGATTGCCCGCATGGCAGTCGAAAGTGCCGGGGAGCATCTGGATATCGCCCTCACCCTGGAAGGCACCCGGCCCATTGCGATGCTTCAGTCGCAGTTGCTGAAGTTGCATACGGTGGCGGAGGTTGTCCTCGATCAGGGGGCTTTGGCGCGTTCGCTTCGGGCATGA